Below is a genomic region from Actinomadura sp. NAK00032.
GTTCGTCTGCGGCCGGGTCTTCTTGAGCGTGATCAGGCCCCAGCCAGTTGCCGGAAGTTCGCAGTCATGCCGCCGCAGGCCCGCAGCCTCAGCCGGACGCAGGCCGGCGAAGTACATGCACGCGAACATCGCCCGCAGCCGAGGACCGCGCGACCGGCCGACGTAGGAGACCGCTGTCAGCAGCTCCCGCGCTTGGGCCGGGTTGACGACGACTCGGCGATCAACGGCGCCGTTCTGCTTTGGCGGACGCCACTTCACGCGGTCGAGGGGCAGCGGCGCTCAGGCCGCTGCGCGGCCCCGCGCCAGGCCGCCCGGAGCATGCGGCGTGGGCGCCGGTCACCGGACGGCCGCGCCGGGCCGCGCATCGCGACACGTCCGCCGGCCCGCTCCGACCGGCCGCCACGGGGTACGCACCGCCGCGCAGAGCTGGCACCAGTCGACGTGGAAGATCCATCGACGGCACAGGGACGTTGCCACTTGGCGTGGAATGGCACAGGGTTCCCCCCGACCCGATGTCTTGAGGATGGCGGCGGAGGAACCTGTCAGCCGCTAGGTACAGCTCTCGTCGGGCGGGGGGGAGGAAGGTGAGGGAAGAACAGCGGCTACGCCGCTACCCCATCCACAGGATGTCGATGATGCGCAGCGTCTCAGCCTCGTCGTCGACCAGAAGCGTGAGCATGCCCTCGCCGTTCGCGCCGAAAAAGGCGTGTCGGATGGCTGTCTGACCTGGCCGTTCAGGCACCGCGTCCCACGGCGTTTCCAAGAGGTCGAGGAGGCGCTCAAGTAGTAGGCCGTGACGGACTTCGTTGGGAGCCCGTTCAGCTCGTACAGCGCGCGTCCGTGGAGGCCGTCCCAGCGGTACGTCACACCCGGCCTTCCCAGCCCGGAGGGGTGTAGCGGACGAAGCTGTCTTCCCTGCCCTGTAGGGCGTCCTGCACCGCCTCTTCGTAGCCGGGACGGCCGTAGGCGATGGCCCGCAAGCGCCACTGACGCAGCAGGGTTTGGACCTGCTTGAAGCGCGCCAGGTCGTGAGCCGCGTCGAGCGCCTCGTCATACTTGGCCCGGAACTGGTCACGATGCGTCGGCGGGAGCGCATCGAAGATCGCAGCCGGATCCTCGCCGGGATCGCGCGGCGCGGTCGGTTCCTCGGGCTGAGCGGTCATGATGTCCAATCTACCTGTGGCCCCCGTCGGGTGCGGAGACTCCCGACCGGGCACGGCCTCAGGAGCAAGATCCGGAGTACGTCCGGAATGATCTTGCTTGCCCGGTGACGTTGGTGGAGAGTCCGCGCAGGTGAGGCAGGGCACGGAGCCGACGTAGAGCATCGGACTTCCAATCCGACGGTCGCGGGTTCGAATCCTGCCGGGCGCGCCACCGTCTGCCCTGCGGTCTTACCGCTGCCAAGATCCACAATTCTGTCCCATTTCGTCCCCGAGGGTCGCCGTGCGCGGTAGGGAAGTCCGCGCCCCTGGAGCGATTGGGGCGCGGACACCCGCGCGTGAATCCGGTGGTCAGTCTGAGTGTCGGAGGCGACGGTGATCGACGACAGGCCCAGGCTCTCTTGAACGGCTTTGAGGTCGTGTCCGGCACGCCGCCTGGGCGTGCATACCGTTCATGAGGCGTCGCTGCCCCGCGCAGGTGATCGGCGGCTCTCATCCCCGTGCCCGCCTCCGTTACCCCATGGAGGCGGGCACAGTCGGGCTTGGCGCGCCTCAATGCTCCGAAAAGCGAATGCGTGGACGGTATGGCCGTGGCCATGCTGTCGGCCATGGCTGTTTACGTTGATGATCCCGTCCGGCTGGGCGAGGTTCGGCTGTCTGATGGACGGTCACTCGGCTGGGCGGAGTGGGGATCGCCGGACGGGATACCCGTTCTGCTGTGTGCGGGCGCGGCTACAAGCCGGTGGCTCGGCTTCGGCGGAGGTGTCGTCGAGACGCTCGGTGTGCGTCTGGTCTCCGTGGACCGCCCCGGGCTCGGTGTCTCCACACCTGCACCGGGGCGAACCTTCTCCGACTTCGCCGGTGACATGCGGCAGCTCTGCGTGCTGCGGGGGCTGGAGAACCCGGCCGTGGTCGCCAACTCACAGGGCGCGCCGTTCGCCATCGCCTGTGCTGAGGCGGGCGTCGCGTCGGCGATGGCCCTGGTCTCCGGCGCGGACGAGGTCGCCGCACCGCAGTTCGCGTCCGTCCTGCCGGCGGACCTGCGTGGCCTCGTCGAACGGGCCACGTCCGACCCGGACGGCGCCGAGGAGTTCTTCGCCGGCTTCACCGCCGAGGCCATGTGGAACATGGTCATGGCCGCAAGCCCGGAGTGCGACCTTGCCGTCTATCGGGATCCGGACTTCGCGGCCGCTTACCGCAGGGCCTTGGACGAGGGTTTCGCTCAGGGCGCCGCCGGTTACGCGCGCGACACGGTCCTGGCCATGGGGCGCTGGCCCTTCGTCTTCGACAAGATCAGTGTTCCAGTCGACATCTGGTACGGCGAGCATGACACCAGCCATTCACCCGACAACGGAGCATTCCTCGCCACCCGCATGACCACCGCTCAGCGCAGCGTGGTGCCGGGAATCGGTGGCGCGCTGCTGTGGACGCACGCCGAGCCGATCCTCACATCGCTCCTCGCAAAGGCCACCAACGACCAGTCACCGCATCCCTGAAGCCGTAGCCGTCGGGGATGCGGCTTCCAGCAGTCACCGAAGTGGCGTAAGCACTACTGGGAAAGGCTGAACACCAGCGTATCGCCAGGCCAGGACGACAGTCGCAGTCGTTAGGCTCGCCTCCGAGGGATGGTTTGGCCCACGGGTCGGGAGACTGCCGTGGATGAGCTCGACCTCGCGATCATCGACGCGTTGATCGCGGCATCCCGCACGGAGATCTGCGGGCCGCCTGTACGGATCGATTCAGTGGCCGCTGGGCGAAAACGCCGCCTGGACCGGCTGGTCGGAGCCCGCCTCCTCGACATCCGCTGCGACCTGGCGCGGGCCGTGGCGGGCTGGCCGGTCCTCGCCCTCGTGTGGCTGCGGGTGCCTGAGAGCTCCCTGCGGAAGGGGGCACCGAAGATCGCTGAGTGGCGGTGCTGCGCGCCGTTCGCGCGGACGAGCACCCCGGACCGGTCGGCGATGAACCGCTCCCAACTCAGCCTCACGATCACCAGTGCGAGTTGCAGGCGGGGCGATCGCTGCCGCGCCGTTTCCGTCCTAGGCCGTAGCCAGCCTGCGGTCCGGGTCGGCCCACGAGCGGGCGGTAGCGGTCGGGGTCAGCTTTGGCGCCTCTACTGGCGGATGGTGTCCGCTTCTTGTCGCACGGGTGCCGCCTCGGCATGGCGGTCCAGCCTATTCAAGGTGTGGCCGAGGTTGCTCAGCAATTGGGCAAGATCAGGCCGGTAGCGGTCAGGATCGGCCTCGGCCAACCGCCGATAGACGGCGACCGCCTCCTGCTCTACAGGCAATTCCTCAGCGAAACGATCCAACCTATACAACGTGTGACTGAGATGGCTCAGCGAGTACGCGAGATCAGGACGGTAGCGATCCGGATCGACCTCAACCAACTCCCGGCAGATAGCGACCGCCTCCTGCCTCAAAGGCAAAATCTCAGCAAAACGCTCCAGCCCATAAAGCGTATGACCGAGATCGTTCAGCGCCTGGACGAGATCCGGACGGTACCGGTCAGGATCGGCCTCGGCCAACCGCCGATAGACGGCGACCGCCTCCTGTCGCACGGGTGCCGCCTCGGCATGGCGGTCCAGCCTATTCAAGGTGTGGCCGAGGTTGCTCAGCAATTGGGCAAGATCAGGCCGGTAGCGGTCAGGATCGGCCTCGGCCAACCGCCGATAGACGGCGACCGCCTCCTGCTCTACAGGCAATTCCTCAGCGAAACGATCCAACCTATACAACGTGTGACTGAGATGGCTCAGCGAGTACGCGAGATCAGGACGGTAGCGATCCGGATCGACCTCGACCAACTCCCGGCAGATAGCGACCGCCTCCTGCCTCAAAGGCAAAATCTCAGCAAAACGCTCCAGCCCATAAAGCGTATGACCGAGATCGTTCAGCGCCCGGGCGAGATCCGGACGGTACCGGTCAGGATCGGTCTCAGCCAACCGCCGGTAGAGGGCGACCGCCTCCTGCTCGGGAAGAGGCGCGGCAGCACGGGACGACTGGGTCCGCCCCCGGTCATCTGGGAGGGGTCCGGTGCCGTGCAGGAGGGTCAGGTCGTCGGTGAAGTTGAGGGTGTCGGCGCAGGTCGCGGATTGCTGGTCGGCGGATCGGCGGGCCTGGGCGTTGAGCTTGGTGTCGGGACCGGTCACGGTGGTGAGCAGGTCACGGATCTGCGGGACGGACAGCCGATCGGCGGGGTCTTTGCGCAGCAGTCCGCTGAGGACTTGGGCGAGTGGCCCGCCGCATGTGGGTGGTGCGGGGTCCTGGGTGGCGATGGCGACGAACAATGCCCCATGCGTCGGGGCGGTGAACGGCCGGCGGCCTTCCACCGCCGCGTACAACGTGGCGGCGAGTGACCACAGGTCCGAGGCGGGAGTGACGGTCTGGCCGGCTATCTGCTCAGGGGACATGTAGGCGGGCGTGCCCAGCACGCCGCCAGTGCGGGTGAGGGTGGCATCACCCTCCAAGGCCGCGATGCCGAAGTCGGTGAGGACGATCCGATCGCCCTCCAGCAGCAGGTTGGCCGGTTTGACGTCGCGGTGCACGATCCCGTGCGCGTGTGCGGCCGACAGCGCCTCCAACACCGCCAACCCGATGGCGGCGACCTGCTGCTCGGGGAGGGCTTGCCGTTCGGTCAGCAGGTGATCCAAGGACTGCCCTTGGATCAACTCCATGACGATCCACGGACGGCCGTCCTCGCCCATCACCCGGTCGTAGACGGTGACGATTCCCGGGTGCCTCAGCCGGGCGACGGTTCGGGCTTCCCGCCCCATCCGCGCATACCACACGCGCCGTTCCTGCTCGCTGACCTGCTCGGGAACCCACAGTTCCTTGATGGCCACCTCACGTTCCAAGCCGGTGTCATACGCGCGCCATACCGCGCCCATCCCGCCCTGCCCGATCCGCCCCAGTTTCCGGTACCGGCCCGCCAGCACACCCTCGCTATCCCAACCCACGATCGGAACATACCCTCAACGAACAGGCTATGGGCGAACCGATAAGGATTCGGCCACACCCCAAGGCGCTCGACACCAGGTCAGAGGCCAAAATCCGGAACGAGCCGCTCGATCCGGACCGAGTCTCTCCTTCACCGCCTCACTTCCGGCAAGGGAGGCGGGAACCAAGAGCGTTACCGGCCCTGCGATGGGCCCAGGCGGCCCTGTACCGCGGTGCCATGATGGGGAACGACGAGCGCCATCCTCTTGGGGAGTAGCTCCAAATGAGCGCATTGATGGACGCGGTGACCCGGCGAGTCCGCCCCGATCACCGGATGGTCGGAATCGCTGACGCGGTCGCTGAGAGGGCCCGGGAGTCCACCGTGCCCGGAGAGGGTTTCCTTGGGGTCGGCCCCAATGGGATCCTCGTCGCCACGGGCCAGGATGGGATGGACGTGCAACTCCGGGTGGAGGTGTGGGAGGGGCCGCCCCCACCGCCCTCCGATCACTCAAGCGGCCCGGGGGCACGCACGAGACGACCTGGGCCCCGCGGCGGCCCCAACTCCAAAAAGGAGAAGCACGGCCGCAAGACCCGGGCGGCGTCTCTCGGCACCCGATCCCTCAGTGGAAGAAATGCTGGAACGCGAACGCAAGCTCCCCTGAAGCCCCGGCGATCCACAGGCCGCCCACCGACGTCGCCGCAAGCGCCCAACGGCTGTTTTAAGAACGTCGGCGAGTGCGCCTTCGGAACAGTTGAGGCATGACCGGTTGCGTAATGCTCATCTGGGTCGGCCCGGCCGGCGGACTGCCGCTGCTCCTCTACTTGCCGATGTCGCGTCGGTCGGCGGTCGGGGAGCGTTGCGGGTCGACCTGCTCGACGTCGCACGCCGGCTGCATGCCCCTCGCGCTCAGCCGATCAAGGTCTTGCTCCGGGCCTGGTGGTGTGGGCGTCCGGGGGGATGTCAGGCGAGGGTGGCGAGGGGTGGGTGGTCGAGGACGCGGGGCTTGTACTCGACCAGTTGGATGCGGCCGTCGAAGGTGCGGTGGTCGGTCATCTCGAGGGCGACGTCCGGGTAGCCGTCGTAGATGCGTTCTTCGCCCGTGGCCCCGGTGATCACCGGGAACATCACGACCCGGAAGCGGTCGACGAGTCCGGCTCGTAGCAGGGACCGGCACAGGCTGAGGCTGCCGATCGTGCTGAGGAGCCCCGAGCCGCTCGACTTCAGGGTGCGGACCGCCTCGACGGCGTCGTCGCGGACGAGCGTGGAGTTGGCCCACGTCAGCGGGTCCTCGAGTGAGGAGGAGAACACCACCTTGGAAGCTTGCGTGAGCTCGTCGACGGACGCCTCCTCCTCGGGCCTGAACTCGTCCTGGCCACTCGGGACGTCGCCTGCGGCGAAGCCCGACATCAGGCGGTAGGTGTTCGCGCCCATCAGGTAGGTGACCGCGGGCTGCTCGCCCAGCCATGCGAGGTACTCCGGGCCCTCGAGGCCCCAGAACCCGGGCCACCCCTCTCCCGATGCATAGCCGTCGAGGGAGGTGATGAAGTCGACGAGAAGCTCCGACATGGCGGTGTCCTTTCCTAGGCGTCACGAGCTTGGACCTGCCCGGAGCCGCAAACTCATCGGCGGAGCGGCACTGCTTCGGAGTTGTGCACCGCCGCGAGGCGGGCGGGACTGCCCCGAAAGGCGCGAGAGGTGCTAGGCGTGCCAGATGGCGGCGAGCTGCCGGGTGGCCAGGCGGGCTGGGATCGCACGGAGGAGGGTGTCGCGCATCCAGGCGGCGGCTCCGGTCTGGGAGGTCAGCCGGGACTGCCGTTCAGCGGCTCGCATCAGGCGGTTGGCGCGTGGGCGGCGCTGGGCGTCGTAGCGCAGCAGCCGCTCGGCCGCTTGCGCGGGCTCGGCTTCCGTGAGGTGGCGGGTGAGTGAGGCGGCGTCCTCGAAGGCCTGGCTGGCGCCCTGCCCGAGGTCGGGCGTCATGGCGTGTGCGGCGTCGCCGAGCAGCGCGATCCTGCCGGTGGCGAACGTGGGCAGTGGTTCGGCCAGGCAGGCGATCGGGTCGACGTAGACGTCGTCGGCCGCGGTGGCCGCCAGCAGTGCGGGGACGGCCGGGTGCCAGTCGGCCGTCAGCGCCAGCATCAGCTCACGGGCCTGCTCCGGCTCCGGGAGGGTTTCGGGCAGCGGAGAGTCGGTGAACCAGTACAGCCCGTCGGCGCCGAGGGGGAACAGCCCGAACATCGCACCGGTGCGCCGGTCGATCAGGATGCCGGCCAGCAGTTCCTCCACGTCCGGCTCCGCGGGGCGGGGCAGGGTGCCGCGCAGGTCCATGCGGCCGATCCTGCGCAGGCCGGGGTGGCCGGGGAACAGCCGGCCGCGCAGTTCGCTGCCGATCCCGTCGGCCGCGATCACCACGTCCGCCTCGTCGACGCGGTCGCCGTCGCCGAACACCGCCACCGCGTCCGCGCCGGCCTCCAGCCGCGAGATCGGTGTCGCGGTCCGCACCGCGCCGGCGGGCAGCGGGGCGCGCAGGGCGCGGTGCAGCCGTGTCCGGTCGGCCACGACCATCGACCCGACCTGGCGTTGCGCCTGCGCGGCGTCGGTGATCAGCAGCGGCCGTCCGCGCCAGTCGCGCAGCCCTCCGGTGCGGGCGGGGGCGGGGCGCGCTCCGCCGATGTCATGGGTGTCGTAGCCGAGTTCCGCCAGGGCCCGCAGCCCGTTGGGCATGATCACCACGCCGGTGCCCGCCTCGCGGAGCTCGGCGCCCCGCTCGTAGAGGACGACCTGGTGCCCCTGACGGTGCAGCCCCACCGCCGCCGTCACCCCGCCCAGCCCCGCACCGACCACGATGACGCGCATGCCGTCCTCCATTCACTACGATCGTACTACTACGAATATTGGTAGCATGGTGTCGTGCCGCCCACCAACCTCGCCCGCCGCCGAGCCCTGACCGACGCCGCCATCGCCCTGCTGGCGGCCTCGGGAGTGCACGGTGTGACCCACCGGGCGGTGGAGAAGCAGGCGGGGTTGCCGGCCGGCACGGCGTCGAACTACTTCCGCAGCCGCGAGGCCCTGCTGGTGGCCGCGGCCGAACGGGTGGTCGAGCTGCACCTGGCCGACATGGAGCAGGCGGCCGGGCACCAGCCCGCGGGCGGCGCCGACCTGGTGGAGATGCTGACCGAGTCGTTGTTCACGGCGGCGACCGCGCTGCGCGACCGCTATCTTGCGATCTTCGAGCTGCAGCTGGAGGCGGTGCGCCGCCCGGCACTGGCCGCGGCGCTGGCGGGGCTACAGGAGGCCGCGGTGCGTTTCACCGCCGGGCACCATGACCAGCTGGGGCTGAAGATCGCACACGAGAAGGTCCCGGCACTCATCGCGCTCTACGGCAGCGCCCTGTTCACCCTGGTCAGCGCACCACCAGGCGCCGTCACCCGGCCCTTTGTCAAAACCATCGTCGACACCATGGTGCACGGCTCGGCCGTATCGGATCCCTAACGCCGCCCGGACGGCATGGGCTTCTGGGCCAGGGACTACGCGCGGTAGTGGTCGAGGAACATCGCGACGCCGCTGGTGATGAGGTGGTCGGCGGTCTTTTCGTCGATGGGGGTGCCGTAGGTGGCGTGGACGAGGTGGGGGTAGAGGGTCAGGGAGTAGAACTGGATGATCGCCAGGTCGATGTCGGGGATGGTGAGGACGCCCTGGTCGATCTGGCGGCGCAGGGCGGCGGCGAACAGGGAGTTGAAGTGGCCGGGGCCGCTTTCCTGCCAGGCGCGGCCGAGTTCGGGGAAGCGGCGCTGCTCGTAGGTGACGAGGGCGCGGAGTCTGAGGACCTCTGGTCTGGTCATGTTGTGGTACCAGGCGCGGGCGGTGGCGGTGAACATGTCGCGGACGTCGTCGTCGCGGCGCAGGCATTCCTCGGCGTAGGCCAGTGATTCGCCCAGGGCGCTTTTGAGGGCGTCGCCGATCACGGCGGCGAACAGTTCTTCCTTGCCGGTGAAGTGGTTGTAGATGGTCACCTTGGACACGCCGGCCCGTGCGGCGATGGTGTCCATGCCGGCTTCGAAGCCGTGCTGGAGGAACACCTGGCGGGCGGCGTCGATGATCGCGGCCCGTTTGCGTTCCGCGCGCTCGCCGGTGGGGGTCCGTCGTCCTTCGGTCACGGCTGCCAGCATAGGACCAACTGAACTGTACCGTTGTGTTCATGTGTACTGATCCGTATAGTTCAGTGGCCATCGGGGGCGATGGTCCTCCCGAGAGGGGAGCACGAAATGATCTTTGTTGCGGGCGCCACCGGCAACGTGGGCTCGGAGGTCGTGCGCGCGCTGGCGGCGGCCGGCGCGCCGGTCCGGGCACTGGTGCGCGACCCCGAGCGGGCCCGGCTGCCGGACGGGGCCGAGGCGGTGTCGGGAGACCTCGACCGGCCCGGCACCCTGACGGGCGCGTTGAAAGGCGTGCACGCCGCGTTCCTGCTGCCCGGCCACGCCGACATGCCCGGACTGCTGACCGAGGTCCGCCGGGCCGGCGTGGAACACGTCGTCCTGCTGTCAGGCGGCTCGGCCGGGAGCGGCGACATGACCAACGCGGTCACGCGCTACATGGCACAGTCCGAGGCGGCCGTCCGGGAGTCGGGGGTGCCGTGGACGTTCCTGCGGCCGAGCGGCTTCATGTCCAACGCGCTGCGGTGGCTGCCGCAGATCCAGGCGGGCGACCAGATCCGGGTCCCGTTCCCGACCGTGGCGGTGGCCTGCGTGGACCCGTTCGACCTCGGTGCGGTCGCGGCGCGGGCACTGCTCGGCGACGGGTACCGGGGCGAGATCCTCTGGCCGACCGGACCGGAGGCGCTGCTGCCCGCCGACCAGGTCGCCGTCCTCGCCAGGGTGCTCGGACGCGACCTGCGCGCCGTCGGCCTGTCGGACGAGGAGGCCCGCGCCGAGATGTCCGCCGCCATGCCCGCGGAGTACGTCGACGCGTTCTTCGACTTCTACGTCGACGGCTCGCTCGACGAGTCGATCGTCCGCCCGACCGTCCAGGAGGTCACCGGACGCGCACCCCGGACCTTCGAGCAGTGGGCGAACGCGCACGCCGACGGCTTTCGCCGGTGACCACGGCGATCAAGCCCATGCCCCCGCGGCTGCGGCGTCTGCTCGTCGCGTCCGTCACCGTCGCCTTCGCTCTCGCTCCCGCGGCGGGCTGCGGCGACGCCGACGCGCCGGCGGCGGCGGGCCCGTCCTCGACATCTGCGCCGCCCCCGCGCGAGGGAGCGGTGCCGGGGCTGCTGCGGCCGGTACGCGCCTATGTCGACGCCGTCGCGGGCAAGGATCTCGACGCGCTCGCCGGAGCGTTCGCCCGGGACGCCGTCCTGATCGACGTCGGCCGCCGCTTCAACGGCCGCGACGCCATCCGCGCCTGGGCGGACGCAGAGGTCATCGGCGGGACCCTCACGGTGAGCGAGATCGTCGAGAACCGGCCCGGCCATCAGCGCCTGCTGGTGCGCTTCGCGCCCGGAGGCACCGGCGGCTTCGCGGCCCACTACGCCTTCACCGTTTCCGGCCCGGTCATCACCAGGGCCGAACTCACCTACGCCGACTAGGCCGATGAAAGGGAATGCCTCATGACCTCCCGCCAGAAGGTCACCTTCTCCAGCGAAGGCGCGACCCTGACCGGGCATCTGTTCCTGCCCGACGCCGCCGCCCCGGCACCCGGCATCGTGGTCGCCGGGACCTGGACCAGCGTCAAGGAGCAGATGGCCGACCGGTACGCCGAACGCCT
It encodes:
- a CDS encoding DUF6247 family protein codes for the protein MTAQPEEPTAPRDPGEDPAAIFDALPPTHRDQFRAKYDEALDAAHDLARFKQVQTLLRQWRLRAIAYGRPGYEEAVQDALQGREDSFVRYTPPGWEGRV
- a CDS encoding alpha/beta fold hydrolase, encoding MLSAMAVYVDDPVRLGEVRLSDGRSLGWAEWGSPDGIPVLLCAGAATSRWLGFGGGVVETLGVRLVSVDRPGLGVSTPAPGRTFSDFAGDMRQLCVLRGLENPAVVANSQGAPFAIACAEAGVASAMALVSGADEVAAPQFASVLPADLRGLVERATSDPDGAEEFFAGFTAEAMWNMVMAASPECDLAVYRDPDFAAAYRRALDEGFAQGAAGYARDTVLAMGRWPFVFDKISVPVDIWYGEHDTSHSPDNGAFLATRMTTAQRSVVPGIGGALLWTHAEPILTSLLAKATNDQSPHP
- a CDS encoding serine/threonine-protein kinase → MGWDSEGVLAGRYRKLGRIGQGGMGAVWRAYDTGLEREVAIKELWVPEQVSEQERRVWYARMGREARTVARLRHPGIVTVYDRVMGEDGRPWIVMELIQGQSLDHLLTERQALPEQQVAAIGLAVLEALSAAHAHGIVHRDVKPANLLLEGDRIVLTDFGIAALEGDATLTRTGGVLGTPAYMSPEQIAGQTVTPASDLWSLAATLYAAVEGRRPFTAPTHGALFVAIATQDPAPPTCGGPLAQVLSGLLRKDPADRLSVPQIRDLLTTVTGPDTKLNAQARRSADQQSATCADTLNFTDDLTLLHGTGPLPDDRGRTQSSRAAAPLPEQEAVALYRRLAETDPDRYRPDLARALNDLGHTLYGLERFAEILPLRQEAVAICRELVEVDPDRYRPDLAYSLSHLSHTLYRLDRFAEELPVEQEAVAVYRRLAEADPDRYRPDLAQLLSNLGHTLNRLDRHAEAAPVRQEAVAVYRRLAEADPDRYRPDLVQALNDLGHTLYGLERFAEILPLRQEAVAICRELVEVDPDRYRPDLAYSLSHLSHTLYRLDRFAEELPVEQEAVAVYRRLAEADPDRYRPDLAQLLSNLGHTLNRLDRHAEAAPVRQEADTIRQ
- a CDS encoding dihydrofolate reductase family protein, which translates into the protein MSELLVDFITSLDGYASGEGWPGFWGLEGPEYLAWLGEQPAVTYLMGANTYRLMSGFAAGDVPSGQDEFRPEEEASVDELTQASKVVFSSSLEDPLTWANSTLVRDDAVEAVRTLKSSGSGLLSTIGSLSLCRSLLRAGLVDRFRVVMFPVITGATGEERIYDGYPDVALEMTDHRTFDGRIQLVEYKPRVLDHPPLATLA
- a CDS encoding FAD-dependent monooxygenase; this translates as MEDGMRVIVVGAGLGGVTAAVGLHRQGHQVVLYERGAELREAGTGVVIMPNGLRALAELGYDTHDIGGARPAPARTGGLRDWRGRPLLITDAAQAQRQVGSMVVADRTRLHRALRAPLPAGAVRTATPISRLEAGADAVAVFGDGDRVDEADVVIAADGIGSELRGRLFPGHPGLRRIGRMDLRGTLPRPAEPDVEELLAGILIDRRTGAMFGLFPLGADGLYWFTDSPLPETLPEPEQARELMLALTADWHPAVPALLAATAADDVYVDPIACLAEPLPTFATGRIALLGDAAHAMTPDLGQGASQAFEDAASLTRHLTEAEPAQAAERLLRYDAQRRPRANRLMRAAERQSRLTSQTGAAAWMRDTLLRAIPARLATRQLAAIWHA
- a CDS encoding TetR/AcrR family transcriptional regulator; this encodes MPPTNLARRRALTDAAIALLAASGVHGVTHRAVEKQAGLPAGTASNYFRSREALLVAAAERVVELHLADMEQAAGHQPAGGADLVEMLTESLFTAATALRDRYLAIFELQLEAVRRPALAAALAGLQEAAVRFTAGHHDQLGLKIAHEKVPALIALYGSALFTLVSAPPGAVTRPFVKTIVDTMVHGSAVSDP
- a CDS encoding TetR/AcrR family transcriptional regulator, whose protein sequence is MTEGRRTPTGERAERKRAAIIDAARQVFLQHGFEAGMDTIAARAGVSKVTIYNHFTGKEELFAAVIGDALKSALGESLAYAEECLRRDDDVRDMFTATARAWYHNMTRPEVLRLRALVTYEQRRFPELGRAWQESGPGHFNSLFAAALRRQIDQGVLTIPDIDLAIIQFYSLTLYPHLVHATYGTPIDEKTADHLITSGVAMFLDHYRA
- a CDS encoding NAD(P)H-binding protein, encoding MIFVAGATGNVGSEVVRALAAAGAPVRALVRDPERARLPDGAEAVSGDLDRPGTLTGALKGVHAAFLLPGHADMPGLLTEVRRAGVEHVVLLSGGSAGSGDMTNAVTRYMAQSEAAVRESGVPWTFLRPSGFMSNALRWLPQIQAGDQIRVPFPTVAVACVDPFDLGAVAARALLGDGYRGEILWPTGPEALLPADQVAVLARVLGRDLRAVGLSDEEARAEMSAAMPAEYVDAFFDFYVDGSLDESIVRPTVQEVTGRAPRTFEQWANAHADGFRR
- a CDS encoding nuclear transport factor 2 family protein — protein: MTTAIKPMPPRLRRLLVASVTVAFALAPAAGCGDADAPAAAGPSSTSAPPPREGAVPGLLRPVRAYVDAVAGKDLDALAGAFARDAVLIDVGRRFNGRDAIRAWADAEVIGGTLTVSEIVENRPGHQRLLVRFAPGGTGGFAAHYAFTVSGPVITRAELTYAD